The genome window CGTTGGAGTACCAGATCGCGACCGGCGCGAGCGTCGACGCGTCGCCGCGCGCCGCCATCGCCTCCAGCGGCGCGAAATGCGCTGAACGAAACGGCAAAACCGCGGCGCCGTCGCTTGACGTGCCTTCGGGAAAGATGACGAGATCGCCGCCCGCGCGCAGCGCGTCGGCGAGCGCGTCATTGACGCGCGCGACGTCCTGCCTCGCGCCGCGCTCGACGAAGATCGTGCCCTGCAGCCGCGCCAGCAGTCCGAGCACGGGCCAGCTTGCGACTTCGCGCTTCGCCAGAAAGACCAGCGGATAGACGCTCGCGAGCGCGATGATGTCGGTCCAGGACACATGGTTCGAGACGACGAAGCGCGGCGCGCGCGAGGGCAGGGCGCCGCGCGCCTCGACCTCTATGCCGATGACGGCGCAAACCGCGCGGCAGAAGCGCGTCTGGATCGCATGCTGAATCGGCCAGCCGCGCCGGCGCGCCAGCGCCTGGAGCGGAACAAGGAAGATGAAAGCGCCCGTCAGCGTGAAGACGAAGGCGAGCGCGCGCAG of Methylocystis sp. SC2 contains these proteins:
- a CDS encoding 1-acyl-sn-glycerol-3-phosphate acyltransferase, encoding MAHLRALAFVFTLTGAFIFLVPLQALARRRGWPIQHAIQTRFCRAVCAVIGIEVEARGALPSRAPRFVVSNHVSWTDIIALASVYPLVFLAKREVASWPVLGLLARLQGTIFVERGARQDVARVNDALADALRAGGDLVIFPEGTSSDGAAVLPFRSAHFAPLEAMAARGDASTLAPVAIWYSNGARRIDVGWYGDMTFLPHLWRLMKRGRTQCHIMFGEAIETCDKDRKTLAAETHARVQELLASHGRSRQSSQSSRFETVAAQPPQHEDCL